From Ailuropoda melanoleuca isolate Jingjing chromosome 8, ASM200744v2, whole genome shotgun sequence, a single genomic window includes:
- the LOC100477251 gene encoding NXPE family member 4, with amino-acid sequence MRSTANRKSLSVLSFILASWIIFTVFQNSTKIRTALKLPISLHHWNFIAKSSSPQLPLHPVVSSVETEIRIKRIIEKLDQLIPPRPFTHISTTTSAAHSTATILHPRDTYCIGDQLDILLEARDHFGHRKEYGGDFLRARMSSPVLKAGASGKVTDFNNGTYLVSFTLFWEGWVSLSIRLIHPSEGVSALWRARNQGYDRVIFTGQFASGSSHVDTDCALVLNSSAELCEYLDAQDQEAFYCVRPQHLPCAALTHMHSRSTAVSYLSRQERRLFERSNVGVEIMENNAVNVSKCNAGKNVPMKKKCKFGMASTVPGGHVWKETWNPVSCSLAPIKMKECLRGKFIYLMGDSTIRQWMEYFKNNIKTLKSVDLHESGKLQHQLAVDVDENIHIQWQKHGYPLIGSLTYSVKEIEYIARVIDRTGGGKNTVIVISLGQHFRPFPIGVFIRRTLNVHKAVQRLLLRSPDTMVIIKAENIRELHSDVERFSDFHGYVQYLAIKDIFQDLNVGFIDAWDLTIAYGTNNVHPSQSVVRNQISILLNYIC; translated from the exons ATGAGAAGTACGGCAAATCGTAAGTCACTGTCGGTACTGTCATTTATCTTGGCCTCCTGGATCATTTTTACAGTCTTTCAAAACTCCACAAAG ATACGGACTGCGCTTAAGTtgcccatctccctccatcaCTGGAACTTTATCGCGAAGTCCTCAAGTCCTCAGTTACCACTGCATCCAGTAGTTTCATCAGTAGAGACGGAGATAAGAATAAAGAGAATCATAGAGAAGCTAGACCAGCTGATCCCACCCAGACCTTTCACCCACATAAGCACCACCACCAGTGCCGCACACAGCACAGCCACCATCCTCCACCCTCGAGACACCTACTGCATTGGGGATCAGCTAGACATCCTGCTGGAGGCGAGGGACCACTTTGGACACAGGAAGGAATATGGCGGGGATTTCCTGAGGGCCAGGATGTCCTCCCCAgtgctgaaggcaggtgcttccgGAAAGGTGACAGACTTCAACAACGGTACCTACCTTGTCAGTTTCACCCTCTTCTGGGAGGGCTGGGTCTCTCTGTCTATTCGGCTCATCCACCCCAGTGAGGGGGTGTCGGCTCTCTGGAGGGCAAGGAACCAAGGCTACGACAGGGTGATCTTCACAGGCCAGTTTGCCAGTGGCAGCTCCCATGTGGATACTGATTGTGCCCTGGTTTTGAACTCCAGCGCTGAGCTGTGTGAGTACCTGGACGCTCAGGACCAAGAAGCCTTCTACTGTGTGAGACCTCAGCACCTGCCCTGTGCCGCACTCACTCACATGCACTCCAGGAGCACGGCTGTTTCGTATCTGAGCAGACAAGAGCGGAGGCTCTTTGAAAG GTCGAatgtgggtgtagagattatggAAAACAATGCCGTTAATGTCTCCAAATGCAACG CAGGAAAAAACGttccaatgaaaaagaaatgcaagtttGGAATGGCATCCACAGTCCCTGGTGGACATGTCTGGAAGGAGACATGGAATCCTGTCTCCTGTAGTTTGGCTCCaatcaaaatgaaagaatgtCTAAGAGGAAAATTCATATATCTAATGGGAGATTCCACGATCCGCCAATGGAtggaatatttcaaaaacaatatcAAGA CACTGAAGTCAGTGGATCTGCATGAATCTGGAAAACTTCAACACCAGCTTGCTGTGGACGTGGACGAGAATATCCACATCCAGTGGCAGAAGCACGGTTACCCTTTGATTGGATCATTGACCTATTCAGTGAAAGAAATTGAGTACATCGCCCGAGTCATTGACAGAACTGGAGGAGGAAAAAACACGGTCATCGTTATTTCTCTGGGCCAGCATTTCAGACCCTTCCCCATTGGTGTTTTCATCCGAAGGACCCTCAATGTTCACAAAGCTGTTCAGCGTCTTCTTCTGAGAAGCCCAGACACTATGGTTATTATCAAGGCAGAAAACATCAGGGAGCTGCACAGTGATGTGGAAAGATTCAGTGACTTTCATGGCTATGTCCAGTATCTTGCCATTAAGGATATTTTTCAGGATCTCAATGTGGGGTTCATTGATGCCTGGGATCTAACGATTGCATATGGCACAAATAATGTCCACCCATCTCAATCTGTAGTCAGAAATCAAATTAGTATATTGTTAAACTATATTTGCTAG